The Methanobrevibacter sp. TLL-48-HuF1 genomic sequence CAGATTTGAATAAAGGAGAAGTTACAATTGCTTTTGCAGCCAATCTGGATTCATCAATATTTTTAGCTCCATAAATATTAGCTTCTATAACTTTAGATGCTCCTTCACCATCTTTAACCATTTTTTTAGCCAAATCAATACACAGATATTCAAGTGCTTTTTGGAAATTCGGATCAATTTCACCATCATGAACTATATTAACTCCAGATGCTTTATTTGCCATAAGTAAACAGGTGTCATTTGTACTTTCATCACCATCAACAACAATCATGTTAAAACTTTTATTGACAGCTATTTTAAGAGCTTTATTAATGTCTTTACTTTCCATTATTCCGTCAGTTACAATAAATGACAGCATAGTTCCCATATTTGGAGCAATCATTCCACTACCTTTTGTAATTCCTGCAATTTTTACTTTTTGACCATTGGTTAATGTAACTTCAAGAGCACATTGTTTTGGAATTTTATCAGTAGTCATAATAGCATTTGCAGCAGCTAATGAATCTTCAGGTTTATTTCCAAGATTAGAAAATACTTTAGAAGCTACATCAGTTATAATATCCAAAGGCATTTTACGGCCAATAACTCCAGTTGAAGAAATAGCTATTTCATCTTCAGGAATATTCAGTTCTTTAGAAACCAATTCAACCAATGATTTACAGTCTTCTATTCCCTGATTGCCTGTAAAACAATTAGCATTTCCACTGTTGACAAATACTGCTGAAACTTTTCCATTTTCAATAACTTTTTTAGTATATATAACAGGAGCTGCAACAATTTTATTTGATGTAAATACAGCAGAAGCATCACTATTTTCACATACAATAACTGCAACACCATATTTTCCTTCTTTAGCACCTGCTACCTTAATATTATCAATAACTGACAATCCACCATCAAGTTCTTTAAATATCATAATAATCCCATTATAAAAAAATAAATTAGTCATTAGTTGAATAATCTAAGTTTGATTCACCCTTTTCAAGGTAATTTGACTCATCTATTTCTGAATCATAAACAATATCACTGTTTGTATCATTTATATTTGTAGTCATTTCATGAGTAACATTTTCAACGTGTGTTGTGTTATTAGCC encodes the following:
- the argJ gene encoding bifunctional ornithine acetyltransferase/N-acetylglutamate synthase, whose protein sequence is MIFKELDGGLSVIDNIKVAGAKEGKYGVAVIVCENSDASAVFTSNKIVAAPVIYTKKVIENGKVSAVFVNSGNANCFTGNQGIEDCKSLVELVSKELNIPEDEIAISSTGVIGRKMPLDIITDVASKVFSNLGNKPEDSLAAANAIMTTDKIPKQCALEVTLTNGQKVKIAGITKGSGMIAPNMGTMLSFIVTDGIMESKDINKALKIAVNKSFNMIVVDGDESTNDTCLLMANKASGVNIVHDGEIDPNFQKALEYLCIDLAKKMVKDGEGASKVIEANIYGAKNIDESRLAAKAIVTSPLFKSAVFGGDPNWGRIVSAIGYSGADVSADTVTIAIANKNDEVDLVKDGKILAFEGTDNLLRAEKIMLGEEVIVNVNLNKGEAEATAWGCDLSYDYVKINAEYTT